The following are from one region of the Myotis daubentonii chromosome 2, mMyoDau2.1, whole genome shotgun sequence genome:
- the TSPAN31 gene encoding tetraspanin-31 isoform X2 yields the protein MVCGGFACSKNALCALNVVYMLVGLLLIGVAAWGKGLGLVSSIHIIGGVIAVGVFLLLIAVAGLYMIILGLVFVFQFGISWSCLAINRSKQTDVINASWWVMSNQTRDELERSFDCCGLFNLTTLYQQDYAFCTAVCKSRRPTCQMCGEKFLKHSDEALKILGGVGLFFSFTEILGVWLAMRFRNQKDPRANPSAFL from the exons ATGGTTTGCGGTGGCTTTGCCTGCTCCAAGAATGCGCTGTGCGCGCTCAACGTGGTCTACATG CTGGTAGGCTTATTGCTCATCGGAGTGGCTGCTTGGGGAAAGGGCCTGGGTCTGGTGTCCAGCATTCACATCATCGGAGGAGTCATTGCTGTGGGGGTCTTCCTCCTGCTCATCGCAGTGGCTGGACTG TACATGATCATTCTCGGCTTGGTCTTCGTCTTCCAGTTTGGAATCTCTTGGTCATGCCTGGCCATTAACCGAAGCAAACAG ACAGATGTCATCAATGCTTCTTGGTGGGTGATGAGCAACCAGACCCGGGATGAACTAGAAAGAAGTTTTGATTGTTGTGGCTTATTCAACCTCACAACCCTGTATCAACAAGATTATGCCTTTTGCACTGCA GTCTGCAAGAGCCGGAGACCCACATGCCAGATGTGTGGAGAAAAGTTTCTTAAACATTCAGATGAAGCCCTAAAAATCCTGGGGGGTGTTGGACTCTTCTTTAGCTTTACAGAG ATCCTTGGTGTCTGGCTCGCAATGAGATTTCGGAATCAGAAGGATCCTCGAGCCAACCCCAGTGCCTTTCTATGA
- the TSPAN31 gene encoding tetraspanin-31 isoform X1, with product MVCGGFACSKNALCALNVVYMLVGLLLIGVAAWGKGLGLVSSIHIIGGVIAVGVFLLLIAVAGLVGAINHHQVLLFFYMIILGLVFVFQFGISWSCLAINRSKQTDVINASWWVMSNQTRDELERSFDCCGLFNLTTLYQQDYAFCTAVCKSRRPTCQMCGEKFLKHSDEALKILGGVGLFFSFTEILGVWLAMRFRNQKDPRANPSAFL from the exons ATGGTTTGCGGTGGCTTTGCCTGCTCCAAGAATGCGCTGTGCGCGCTCAACGTGGTCTACATG CTGGTAGGCTTATTGCTCATCGGAGTGGCTGCTTGGGGAAAGGGCCTGGGTCTGGTGTCCAGCATTCACATCATCGGAGGAGTCATTGCTGTGGGGGTCTTCCTCCTGCTCATCGCAGTGGCTGGACTGGTGGGTGCCATTAACCACCACCAAGTACTGCTGTTCTTT TACATGATCATTCTCGGCTTGGTCTTCGTCTTCCAGTTTGGAATCTCTTGGTCATGCCTGGCCATTAACCGAAGCAAACAG ACAGATGTCATCAATGCTTCTTGGTGGGTGATGAGCAACCAGACCCGGGATGAACTAGAAAGAAGTTTTGATTGTTGTGGCTTATTCAACCTCACAACCCTGTATCAACAAGATTATGCCTTTTGCACTGCA GTCTGCAAGAGCCGGAGACCCACATGCCAGATGTGTGGAGAAAAGTTTCTTAAACATTCAGATGAAGCCCTAAAAATCCTGGGGGGTGTTGGACTCTTCTTTAGCTTTACAGAG ATCCTTGGTGTCTGGCTCGCAATGAGATTTCGGAATCAGAAGGATCCTCGAGCCAACCCCAGTGCCTTTCTATGA
- the TSPAN31 gene encoding tetraspanin-31 isoform X3, with protein MKLKLVGLLLIGVAAWGKGLGLVSSIHIIGGVIAVGVFLLLIAVAGLVGAINHHQVLLFFYMIILGLVFVFQFGISWSCLAINRSKQTDVINASWWVMSNQTRDELERSFDCCGLFNLTTLYQQDYAFCTAVCKSRRPTCQMCGEKFLKHSDEALKILGGVGLFFSFTEILGVWLAMRFRNQKDPRANPSAFL; from the exons ATGAAGCTAAAG CTGGTAGGCTTATTGCTCATCGGAGTGGCTGCTTGGGGAAAGGGCCTGGGTCTGGTGTCCAGCATTCACATCATCGGAGGAGTCATTGCTGTGGGGGTCTTCCTCCTGCTCATCGCAGTGGCTGGACTGGTGGGTGCCATTAACCACCACCAAGTACTGCTGTTCTTT TACATGATCATTCTCGGCTTGGTCTTCGTCTTCCAGTTTGGAATCTCTTGGTCATGCCTGGCCATTAACCGAAGCAAACAG ACAGATGTCATCAATGCTTCTTGGTGGGTGATGAGCAACCAGACCCGGGATGAACTAGAAAGAAGTTTTGATTGTTGTGGCTTATTCAACCTCACAACCCTGTATCAACAAGATTATGCCTTTTGCACTGCA GTCTGCAAGAGCCGGAGACCCACATGCCAGATGTGTGGAGAAAAGTTTCTTAAACATTCAGATGAAGCCCTAAAAATCCTGGGGGGTGTTGGACTCTTCTTTAGCTTTACAGAG ATCCTTGGTGTCTGGCTCGCAATGAGATTTCGGAATCAGAAGGATCCTCGAGCCAACCCCAGTGCCTTTCTATGA
- the TSPAN31 gene encoding tetraspanin-31 isoform X4, which translates to MIILGLVFVFQFGISWSCLAINRSKQTDVINASWWVMSNQTRDELERSFDCCGLFNLTTLYQQDYAFCTAVCKSRRPTCQMCGEKFLKHSDEALKILGGVGLFFSFTEILGVWLAMRFRNQKDPRANPSAFL; encoded by the exons ATGATCATTCTCGGCTTGGTCTTCGTCTTCCAGTTTGGAATCTCTTGGTCATGCCTGGCCATTAACCGAAGCAAACAG ACAGATGTCATCAATGCTTCTTGGTGGGTGATGAGCAACCAGACCCGGGATGAACTAGAAAGAAGTTTTGATTGTTGTGGCTTATTCAACCTCACAACCCTGTATCAACAAGATTATGCCTTTTGCACTGCA GTCTGCAAGAGCCGGAGACCCACATGCCAGATGTGTGGAGAAAAGTTTCTTAAACATTCAGATGAAGCCCTAAAAATCCTGGGGGGTGTTGGACTCTTCTTTAGCTTTACAGAG ATCCTTGGTGTCTGGCTCGCAATGAGATTTCGGAATCAGAAGGATCCTCGAGCCAACCCCAGTGCCTTTCTATGA
- the CDK4 gene encoding cyclin-dependent kinase 4 isoform X2, whose amino-acid sequence MVGPVRSSCSGQSSSVWRRRNRLLRPDNGPPPQFPARGESLCDCRVFSDLRMATPRYEPVAEIGVGAYGTVYKARDPHSGHFVALKSVRVPNGGGAGGGLPVSTVREVALLRRLEAFEHPNVVRLMDVCATARTDRETKVTLVFEHVDQDLRTYLDKAPPPGLPVETIKDLMRQFLRGLDFLHANCIVHRDLKPENILVTSSGTVKLADFGLARIYSYQMALTPVVVTLWYRAPEVLLQSTYATPVDLWSVGCIFAEMFRRKPLFCGNSEADQLGKIFDLIGLPPEEDWPRDVSLPRGAFPPRGPCPVQSVIPEMEKSGAQLLLEMLTFNPHKRISAFRALQHSYLQKEDGNPE is encoded by the exons ATGGTCGGGCCCGTGCGGTCCAGCTGCTCCGGACAGAGCTCGAGTGTATGGCGCCGCAGAAACCGGCTCCTGCGCCCCGATAACGGTCCGCCCCCGCAGTTCCCGGCGCGGGGAGAA AGTCTCTGTGATTGTAGGGTCTTCTCTGATCTGAGAATGGCTACCCCTCGATATGAGCCCGTGGCTGAGATTGGTGTTGGTGCCTACGGGACGGTGTACAAGGCCCGTGATCCACACAGTGGCCACTTCGTGGCCCTCAAGAGCGTGAGAGTCCCCAATGGAGGAGGTGCCGGAGGGGGCCTCCCCGTCAGCACAGTCCGTGAGGTGGCCTTACTGCGGCGGCTGGAGGCTTTTGAGCATCCTAATGTTGTCCG GCTGATGGATGTCTGTGCCACCGCCCGAACTGACCGGGAGACCAAAGTGACCCTGGTGTTTGAGCACGTGGACCAAGACCTACGGACCTATCTGGACAAGGCACCCCCACCAGGCTTGCCAGTGGAGACCATCAAG GATCTGATGCGCCAGTTTCTAAGAGGCCTGGATTTTCTGCATGCCAATTGCATTGTTCACCGAGACCTGAAGCCGGAGAATATTCTGGTGACAAGCAGTGGGACAGTCAAGCTGGCTGACTTTGGCCTGGCCAGAATCTACAGCTACCAGATGGCACTTACACCTGTG GTGGTTACACTCTGGTACCGTGCGCCGGAAGTTCTTCTGCAGTCTACATACGCAACTCCTGTGGACTTGTGGAGCGTTGGCTGTATCTTTGCAGAGATGTTTCGTCGAAA GCCTCTCTTCTGCGGAAACTCTGAAGCTGACCAATTGGGCAAAATCTTTGA CCTGATTGGGCTGCCTCCAGAGGAAGACTGGCCCCGCGATGTGTCTCTACCCCGAGGAGCCTTCCCCCCCAGAGGGCCCTGCCCAGTGCAGTCAGTGATCCCAGAGATGGAGAAGTCTGGAGCACAGCTGCTGCTG GAGATGCTGACGTTTAACCCACACAAGCGCATCTCTGCCTTCCGAGCCCTGCAGCACTCCTATCTACAAAAGGAAGACGGCAACCCAGAGTGA
- the CDK4 gene encoding cyclin-dependent kinase 4 isoform X1, whose protein sequence is MATPRYEPVAEIGVGAYGTVYKARDPHSGHFVALKSVRVPNGGGAGGGLPVSTVREVALLRRLEAFEHPNVVRLMDVCATARTDRETKVTLVFEHVDQDLRTYLDKAPPPGLPVETIKDLMRQFLRGLDFLHANCIVHRDLKPENILVTSSGTVKLADFGLARIYSYQMALTPVVVTLWYRAPEVLLQSTYATPVDLWSVGCIFAEMFRRKPLFCGNSEADQLGKIFDLIGLPPEEDWPRDVSLPRGAFPPRGPCPVQSVIPEMEKSGAQLLLEMLTFNPHKRISAFRALQHSYLQKEDGNPE, encoded by the exons ATGGCTACCCCTCGATATGAGCCCGTGGCTGAGATTGGTGTTGGTGCCTACGGGACGGTGTACAAGGCCCGTGATCCACACAGTGGCCACTTCGTGGCCCTCAAGAGCGTGAGAGTCCCCAATGGAGGAGGTGCCGGAGGGGGCCTCCCCGTCAGCACAGTCCGTGAGGTGGCCTTACTGCGGCGGCTGGAGGCTTTTGAGCATCCTAATGTTGTCCG GCTGATGGATGTCTGTGCCACCGCCCGAACTGACCGGGAGACCAAAGTGACCCTGGTGTTTGAGCACGTGGACCAAGACCTACGGACCTATCTGGACAAGGCACCCCCACCAGGCTTGCCAGTGGAGACCATCAAG GATCTGATGCGCCAGTTTCTAAGAGGCCTGGATTTTCTGCATGCCAATTGCATTGTTCACCGAGACCTGAAGCCGGAGAATATTCTGGTGACAAGCAGTGGGACAGTCAAGCTGGCTGACTTTGGCCTGGCCAGAATCTACAGCTACCAGATGGCACTTACACCTGTG GTGGTTACACTCTGGTACCGTGCGCCGGAAGTTCTTCTGCAGTCTACATACGCAACTCCTGTGGACTTGTGGAGCGTTGGCTGTATCTTTGCAGAGATGTTTCGTCGAAA GCCTCTCTTCTGCGGAAACTCTGAAGCTGACCAATTGGGCAAAATCTTTGA CCTGATTGGGCTGCCTCCAGAGGAAGACTGGCCCCGCGATGTGTCTCTACCCCGAGGAGCCTTCCCCCCCAGAGGGCCCTGCCCAGTGCAGTCAGTGATCCCAGAGATGGAGAAGTCTGGAGCACAGCTGCTGCTG GAGATGCTGACGTTTAACCCACACAAGCGCATCTCTGCCTTCCGAGCCCTGCAGCACTCCTATCTACAAAAGGAAGACGGCAACCCAGAGTGA